One genomic window of Leopardus geoffroyi isolate Oge1 chromosome C3, O.geoffroyi_Oge1_pat1.0, whole genome shotgun sequence includes the following:
- the ANXA13 gene encoding annexin A13 isoform X2, protein MGNRHAKARSHQGFDVDQDAKMLNEACKGMGTDEAAIIEILSSRTSDERQQIKQKYKTTYGKDLEEVFKSELSGSFEKTALALLDRPSEYDARQLQKAMKGLGTDEAVIIEVLCTRTNKEIMAIKEAYQRLFDRSLESDVKADTSGTLKKILVSLLQANRDEGDEVDRDLAGRDAKDLYDAGEDRWGTDELAFNEVLAKRSHKQLRATFQAYQILINKDIEEAIEAETSGDVQKAYLTLVRCARDQEGYFADRLYKSMKGAGTDEETLIHIIVTRAEVDLQGIKAKFQEKYQKSLSDTVCSDTSGDFQKLLVALLH, encoded by the exons GAACTGATGAAGCAGCCATCATTGAAATCTTATCAAGCAGGACATCGGATGAGAGGcaacaaataaagcaaaagtaCAAGACAACGTATGGCAAG GACCTGGAGGAGGTGTTCAAGAGCGAACTGAGTGGAAGCTTTGAGAAGACAGCCTTGGCCCTCCTGGACCGCCCCAGCGAGTACGATGCCCGCCAGCTGCAAAAGGCCATGAAGGGTCTGGGCACAGATGAGGCAGTGATCATCGAGGTCCTGTGCACAAGAACCAATAAG GAGATCATGGCCATTAAAGAAGCCTACCAAAGGT TGTTTGACAGGAGCCTTGAATCAGATGTCAAAGCTGATACAAGTGGAACCCTAAAGAAAATTCTGGTGTCCCTGCTACAG GCTAATCGTGATGAAGGAGATGAGGTGGACAGAGATCTAGCTGGTCGGGATGCCAAGGATCTGTATGAT GCAGGGGAGGACCGCTGGGGCACTGATGAGCTTGCCTTCAATGAAGTCTTGGCCAAGAGGAGCCACAAGCAATTACGGGCCACCTTTCAAGCCTACCAGATT CTCATCAACAAAGACATTGAAGAGGCCATTGAAGCAGAAACGTCAGGAGACGTGCAGAAGGCCTACTTAACTCTTG TGAGGTGTGCCCGGGACCAGGAGGGCTATTTTGCTGACCGTCTGTACAAGTCCATGAAGGGTGCAGGCACCGATGAGGAGACACTAATTCACATCATCGTGACCAGGGCTGAG GTGGACCTTCAGGGGATAAAGGCAAAGTTCCAAGAGAAGTATCAGAAGTCTCTGTCTGACACGGTTTGCTCAGACACGTCTGGGGACTTCCAGAAACTGCTGGTGGCCCTCTTGCACTGA
- the ANXA13 gene encoding annexin A13 isoform X3, whose product MLNEACKGMGTDEAAIIEILSSRTSDERQQIKQKYKTTYGKDLEEVFKSELSGSFEKTALALLDRPSEYDARQLQKAMKGLGTDEAVIIEVLCTRTNKEIMAIKEAYQRLFDRSLESDVKADTSGTLKKILVSLLQANRDEGDEVDRDLAGRDAKDLYDAGEDRWGTDELAFNEVLAKRSHKQLRATFQAYQILINKDIEEAIEAETSGDVQKAYLTLVRCARDQEGYFADRLYKSMKGAGTDEETLIHIIVTRAEVDLQGIKAKFQEKYQKSLSDTVCSDTSGDFQKLLVALLH is encoded by the exons GAACTGATGAAGCAGCCATCATTGAAATCTTATCAAGCAGGACATCGGATGAGAGGcaacaaataaagcaaaagtaCAAGACAACGTATGGCAAG GACCTGGAGGAGGTGTTCAAGAGCGAACTGAGTGGAAGCTTTGAGAAGACAGCCTTGGCCCTCCTGGACCGCCCCAGCGAGTACGATGCCCGCCAGCTGCAAAAGGCCATGAAGGGTCTGGGCACAGATGAGGCAGTGATCATCGAGGTCCTGTGCACAAGAACCAATAAG GAGATCATGGCCATTAAAGAAGCCTACCAAAGGT TGTTTGACAGGAGCCTTGAATCAGATGTCAAAGCTGATACAAGTGGAACCCTAAAGAAAATTCTGGTGTCCCTGCTACAG GCTAATCGTGATGAAGGAGATGAGGTGGACAGAGATCTAGCTGGTCGGGATGCCAAGGATCTGTATGAT GCAGGGGAGGACCGCTGGGGCACTGATGAGCTTGCCTTCAATGAAGTCTTGGCCAAGAGGAGCCACAAGCAATTACGGGCCACCTTTCAAGCCTACCAGATT CTCATCAACAAAGACATTGAAGAGGCCATTGAAGCAGAAACGTCAGGAGACGTGCAGAAGGCCTACTTAACTCTTG TGAGGTGTGCCCGGGACCAGGAGGGCTATTTTGCTGACCGTCTGTACAAGTCCATGAAGGGTGCAGGCACCGATGAGGAGACACTAATTCACATCATCGTGACCAGGGCTGAG GTGGACCTTCAGGGGATAAAGGCAAAGTTCCAAGAGAAGTATCAGAAGTCTCTGTCTGACACGGTTTGCTCAGACACGTCTGGGGACTTCCAGAAACTGCTGGTGGCCCTCTTGCACTGA